The genomic region GGCTCGGTGGAACTGCAAACCTGAAATTCCTACCATTCACGCTCACGCTCAGGATTTCTCCGCGTTATAGTAGTTCACAGAAGAAGTGGGTACTTGAGTAGACATGCATCGGTCAGAGTAGTTCTCTCGCATCGAATGAGTGAATCAGTTCACCCAGAAGTTTGTTGAATCACTATACGCGGAGGAGGATCTCAAGTCGGTGAAATTGTATTTGTGACTTCACAACAAGATATCAGGAGTCACTGACACCACAGAGCAGCACAACACTTGTCCAGTGGAGGTGGACATCTTATATATGATCAAAATGGACACCGATGTTTGACCCGATAATATCAAAGAGGCAACAGTGATGATTGGTTTGGCTATATTCGCTGTCAGTGTCATCGAATTGTGGCACATAAATCCAAGATTCATATTTCGAGTTGATGCTATTGTCGAACAGGTAACAATCGGGGCAATACCAGGAGTGGGGTACTCGACATTCGCCGAGGATGTCACTCTGCAGATTGAGATTCGAGAGGTCGAACAACTGAATATGAACAGTCGTGAGACGATACATGAGTACGGTTATCACTAGTGCTGATGAGATTATCTAAATAGACTCCCCTGTCACACTTGCTTATTGAATGATTGATATTTTCGAAACAAGTTGGAGTGGGGAATGAGATTAAAACATCAGTACTCTTAGGAGCGTATAATCAGATATGAGCGACATACTCGGGGCGATCGCTGGGACGGCAGTATATGAAAAGGTGCGGATTGAGGTTCAGAACTCACGATATAAAATAACTGGTGAGTATCAAGCCAGCGAAGTTACCTATAACGTCCCGCATGGGTGTCTGCAAATAGAACGCATGGACGTTGAATTAGAGCAGGACTCGGTACTGATACTCAACGCTCCAGATGAGACTTTCATTTGGATCGACCGAATCGAGGACAATGTAAATATCACTCGGGAGAACCCAATATAGATTTTTTAGTCTTCAGAGGACCATCTGATGATGTCATATGAGTTCTGTGTCTGGAGCGGTCCCCGGTACTTGCTCATGAGTTGGTGACGCCCTTTGTTGAACTCAAACTGCCTGGATGCCGATGACCGAACAGTCCTGTAGTGAGTCGAGAGTCGGAACACCATCCGATCCTGACAAAGAATACACTCGAAGAATCTAAAGAATACAGCGAGAGTTCCACGGGTTATTTATCCCATGTTAGTTTAAGAACTTTTTTTGAATGCCCCACGCTTGGTGGCGTGGAGAAATCGCGCTGCTTTCCGTTTAGAGATGATAGGCTGCGGGCAGATTATCGACAACTACTCGGCGGAAACCACAAAAAAATCTTATTTGAGTCGGCTCTCAGTGCTGATATAGCTTCGACGAACTGCGGGCACCCCTTCCGGCGAACAGTATCAAATCACAGGAATGACTCATATAATCGCTTGTCTTAATCAGATAACTAAATAAATAGGCATATATATACCTACATACAAAAATACAGTACAATGACGTCAGATCAGACTCGACGACGCTTTATATCGGTAGTTGGTGCAGCAGGTATTACAGGTCTCGCTGGTTGTAGCGGGGGCGGCGATGCCGGTGATGAGGGATCCGAGACAGAAGCCGCTGAATCAACGGAGGCAGACAGCGGGAATGAAAACACACGTCTGAGCTGGCACGCCGGTGGAACCGGTGGAACATATTTCCCTCTCTCAAATGAATTCAAGACGGTTGTTGAGGATAACACCGACTTTTCTTTGAATGTCCAATCAACCGGTGCAAGCGTTGAAAATGTTGGTAGTCTCACCGATGGATCCGCAGACTTTGCACTTATTCAGAATGATATTGCATTCTTTGCGAAGAATGGAACAGGTATCGATGCATTTGATGGAAACCCTATCGAGAATCTCCGTGGCGTTGCTACACTTTATCCAGAGACAATTACAGTCGTCACACTCGCTGATAGTAACATTAGCACACTCTCAGATTTAAGTGGGAAAACAATTAATACAGGTGACCTTGGGTCAGGCACCCAGGTTAATGCGAATCAAATTCTTGAAGCAGTCGGTATCACAGAGTTCACCGAACAAAATGCTGGCTTTTCACAAGCATCAGAGCAGTTAGCGAACGGCGATATTGACGCCGCTTTTGTTGTCGGTGGGTGGCCAGTTGGTGCAATTGAGGATCTCGCAACAACAAATGATGTTCAAATCGTCCCGATTCAGGGTGAAAACCGTCAGACCGTTAAAGGTGCGGCCTCGTGGTTTGCCGATGATACCATTCCTGCAGGAACATATAATGGCGTTGACGAGGCGACTGAAACGATAGCTGTTCAGGCAATGATTGCAACGCGCGCTGGGCTTGATGCTGGCACCGTTGAGACTGTTACAGCGGCACTGTTTGAGAACGTCGATGCGCTCACGATTAAAACTGAGTTTATCTCGACTGGCAGCGCACAGGATGGAATGTCGATTGAACTACATGAAGGGGCAACAGCATTCTTCGAAAACTAACACTATCATCTCTCAGATAAATAATCTCATTGGTTCATTACCAATCTAATTAATCAGTTAGATAGTTTTATTTTGACCACTAATAATATACTTTAATTGATAGACATATCTTGATGATACGAGCGCACAATCAGGCTATGAGTGATAGTATGGAATTATCTTGGGTCACACCTCAATAATTTGTTATGTTACAACATCACTTCTGGAGGCATTTGTCTTATACATGCGTAGAGATCATTAAATCTAAAAACAAGTCAACACCAGCGACAAGCCGATAAAATAAGACAAATCACGAATGCAGCATACGACAAACATACGATTTATTACTGGATTACTCGTCATTGTTCTTCTTGCTTCCACAATAGGAACATCAATAGCACCAGGATTTGTTTTGATCATTGAAGATATTGATACAGACGAGACATACATTCGTCACCCAGTTGACAATGGAACAACATTTGCTGTTGAATATACTCACAGTGTTGAGAAAACACGCGTCTATGACGAATATCAAGTCTCTGGTCAACAATTTGTCAATACGCGAATGGAATTCGAATCATATGGCTGGGGACTTCCAGCTACCGCTAATGTGACAAATCGCAATGGAACGTTTGTATATAACCCTTCAGGTCCAATCACAACAATGTCTGAACTTCTTTTATCACCTGGTCGGATCGCGAATCACACACTCATCGTTAACAATGAACGTTATAATCTTGTCACCCAGACAAACGCGAATGACGTCCGAATTCATATCGAACGCCAATCCCCGATGGAACGAGTTGTATGAGCGCTGACACACCTTCTGATAATCCTCGCTCTTCGACAGAGACGGACAATGATAATGTAATACAGTCTGCTTCAGATACCGAGGATACAACGGAACTCATTGACGAAATTGAGCGACGACGTTCACTCACTGGTATTGCAGCTGTTATTACAGCGGCAATTGGTGTGCTTTTCTCAATCTTTCAATTATTACTAGCCGCACAGAGTTTCACGATAACACTCTGGGCACCGATTGTGGGAACAGTCAATATTTCATTACAGCTACTACAGGCAAATGCTATTCATGTGACATTCGCGCTTGTACTTACTTTTCTGTTGTTTCCAGCAACGATGGGAGAAGGTTTCATCTCACAAACATTCAGTCGCGCACACGCCACTATTGTTGAGACGCTGGGTGAGTCAAATCCACTCTCGAAGGTAATTACTCATCTTGCGACTGTTCTCCGGTGGGCATCTCTCGACCCAAATCGCCGTCGCATCACCCCATTCGATGTCATCAGCATTATTGCGGCTATTCTCACAACGACGTATTTCATCACCGACTTTGAGGAAATACAGCGAATGCGTGTGTTTGGTCTTGAGTCAGGGCGTCCAGTTGTTGAA from Haloquadratum walsbyi C23 harbors:
- a CDS encoding TAXI family TRAP transporter solute-binding subunit, which codes for MTSDQTRRRFISVVGAAGITGLAGCSGGGDAGDEGSETEAAESTEADSGNENTRLSWHAGGTGGTYFPLSNEFKTVVEDNTDFSLNVQSTGASVENVGSLTDGSADFALIQNDIAFFAKNGTGIDAFDGNPIENLRGVATLYPETITVVTLADSNISTLSDLSGKTINTGDLGSGTQVNANQILEAVGITEFTEQNAGFSQASEQLANGDIDAAFVVGGWPVGAIEDLATTNDVQIVPIQGENRQTVKGAASWFADDTIPAGTYNGVDEATETIAVQAMIATRAGLDAGTVETVTAALFENVDALTIKTEFISTGSAQDGMSIELHEGATAFFEN
- a CDS encoding DUF1850 domain-containing protein, with product MQHTTNIRFITGLLVIVLLASTIGTSIAPGFVLIIEDIDTDETYIRHPVDNGTTFAVEYTHSVEKTRVYDEYQVSGQQFVNTRMEFESYGWGLPATANVTNRNGTFVYNPSGPITTMSELLLSPGRIANHTLIVNNERYNLVTQTNANDVRIHIERQSPMERVV